The following is a genomic window from Strix aluco isolate bStrAlu1 chromosome 3, bStrAlu1.hap1, whole genome shotgun sequence.
CCCTCTCTGTTTACAGAGCTACATCAGGTGTGCTAAATCTTGGAGTAGAAACTGAAATAGCAGGGGCAGTTGTTCCTATCCCCTTTGTGCCCTGCAGATGAAGGGGAAATTACCTATGATGTATGGACAGCAACGCTAACTCAGATACCTAGTGCTCTAAGTGCAGGGGTATTTCTTAAGTTTCTCTTACCTAAATAGCAACTGTAGAactcctttttttaatcttttttttttttttttcccctgaaattccTTTGATATGACAGTTTGGCATCAATCAGCTGTGAGGCTGTAAATTTTGCTGCTTATATTCTTGGTCTGTTTCCAAGTAGATAATGAAATGTGAGAATCTTTCCACAATTTAGAATGTGATTTGCAGGTCGTTATTCAGGATGATTCCCGCTAATATCACTGGGGCTTAGTTGGGTGATTGAGTTAACTTTTCTGTTGAGCTATGTGGCCCAAGAAGTACAGAACTGGTGCGGAAGGTGATCTTCAGGGTTGCGAACCCCAGGTTTTCTAGTTTAGTAATTTCATCACTTTAGAttgctgaaagaaaatagaagtcATCAATTGGGTTTAGAGCTTTTTAGATTTAATTCTACAGGTCACTCTTTTGGTATGGTATTTTAAGGTTGTACTTGGAAGCGGAGGGGGGAAAATTTGCAGTGCAGCTTTTCATCCCTGTTGCTTGTAGAAATCCGTACTGAAGAGtttgaaaattgtattttgcttCCGTGTTACTCAAATTTTGAgactttttctgcattttactaACAAGTATTTATAAAGGTTGGTAAATGTAGGTTATATTCCTTACCCCTGTGCAAGGTCAAGCTGTACCTGCAAATATTTATGCAACTTCCTGGGTTATCATATGATAAATTGGCCTTTGAAGTGCTGTTGGGTACAATCTAATCTAttctaaaaacaaataaagaaatgctCTTCACAAGCATTTTTATGAACCCTGGAGATTAAGATCTTTGGCACAAATGAGTTAACTGCACCCAGAAAAAGGATGAAGTttatgtggggggaaaaaaccccaaaaccctagAAAATTCATCTGGCTGGGAGGCTGTCGCTACGCAGCTTTCAGGAGCAATGCTTTAGGAAGCGGCTGGCTAGTGTGGTGTGCCAGTCAGCAGAAACTACTTGGCTGCAAAAGGCCGTGTAGCTGCTGTCACTATTCTTTGCTAACGCGATCAGTGTTCCCCTTAAAGAAAAGAGTCGCAGAGTCTAGATTAATGAGCTCAGTGCGCTGCAGAAAAACACACTGGATAAATGAGCTCCTATATAATCTAGGTCTGCTGGCATGCATCAGTAACATGTAGGCTGCACGTAGTCTGATCACTAACATAGTTACTGTAACTACGGTGATTATCAGGACCTGTGTACGCGTGTATCAATCTAACTTAATAGGGGGCTGCTGGAAAAACAACCAGGAATGAACATTAGCAAAGCCAGCTGAGTAATTTCTGGTTCAAGGCTTTTTAGGTAATTTAAAAGATGGGGAGATTGAGCATCAAAAAgaagtgcagccagcaggtcacaggaggtgattctgtccctctgctctggtgaggccccacctgcagtgctgtgtccagctctggggtcctcagcacaaggaagacatggacctgttagagtgggtccagaggaggccacaaaaatgatcagggggctggagcacctctgctatgaagacaggctgagagagttggggttgttcagcctggagaagagaagactctggggagatcttactgtggccttccagtacttaaagggggcttataagaaagaagGTGACAAACTTTTAGTAAGGCCttttgcaataggacaaggggtactggttttaaactaaaagagggtagatttaggctagatataaggaagaaattgtttaggatgagggtggtgaaacagtggaacaggttgcctggagaggtggtagatgccccatccctggaaatattcaaggtcaggctggacggggctctgagcaacctggtctagtggaaggtgtccctgcccgtggcagggggggtggactagatggcctttaaatgGCTTTtctaacccaaactattctatgatcctGTAGGCTACCCCCAGATACAATACAAAGATAACTGTGCCTTCCCTGAAGTCTAAAGGCCTCAAGAATAAAAGGAGGTGTTTTAGGAGAAACGGTTGGAACCATTTGTCAGGCTGCAGCCTCAAAGGAAACACCAGGAGTGATCCCACAGGAGGGTATTTGAAGGAGGAGGCTTCCTTGCATTCCAGGGGAGGGTTGTTCAGGGAGAGGGTGTGTAATAGACTCTCTTgttattaaaatttcttttctctccagagCTTTATTTCTAAGGAGCAATATTATTTCATTAGAGAATATTAATCTTAAGGTTATTAAAGAATATCACAGGTCCTAAGGAGAACAGAAACAGGTCTCAGCCAAAGCTTTGTCTGCAAAGAGGACCTGTTCATTGCAGCCTGGTTTGAAAGTGAGTACAATTCTCATTGTCAACATCACTTCATATGTAATAGGGCCTTAACTGATGCACAAATATGTACCGTATTTGCAGAGAGAGTGAGAGAAGGCAGAGGTATATGTAGCTTGGTAAGTGAAATGTGAAAGAGGAGAAATCCATCTTACAAAGTTCTGGAAGCAGAACTGTCTGTATGAATAAAAGAGAATAGGTACTTAAATGAATGCTAAGTATTTCCAGAAATATGATAGTTAAATATTTAAGTGCGTGTAAAGGCCAGGGTAGGAGCAGGATTTGGAACAGAACAAAGGTTTGTGCTTCAGAGTATAAACAAACCTCTTACTCAGGATAAGTGGAAATTTTCTCCAGTGGCTGAAACACCTAGTGtcagacttctttcttttttaaagttctttttatgAAGCCTCTTATTCTGATTCTTTTCTGATATCGTGAAGTAGTTTACcagaaaagataaatattttctttattaaatttttCCCCATTTGCTGTTTCAGAATATATGTAAGGACATACTATGTTTTTGGCATTGTTTTGGAaatggtttggattttttaaagtattcttgtGCCTAATAACCTTTTCAAAATTCCATTATGGTCTTAACTCAATCCCTTATTCAGTAGGTACTTGAAAACTGGCTGGAAGTACTAGAAACAGTGTTCTCGCCAACTGCGATGAAGCCAGTGAGGGTTCAAATTGTCTAGCTCTAGTGTTTATAACTTTTATGGTTTGAGTGAATGAATTGCCAGAAAAGCTTGGGAGGTCTGGAATTCTCTGTACTGTTCATGGAGTTTCAGTTGCTtaattcagtttaatttaaatgtattattccaaattaaatttctcatttgCCTCTGGTCTTGGGCTGTCTGTGGCAAATGTAGAAATGGCTCTGTGACTTCATTTAGCTTTGACTTTTTTGGCTCTGTGTTCATTAGTAATCTAGCCGTGGAGATTATAACAAAATTTAAATGATTCATTCTTGTGGGGTATCATTTTGTAAACACAGATAAATGTGTTTATTCTTATCTTTATGGATAGGTTAAGACTTAAAAGCTAGGATATTGCATCAAAGAAAAAGTCCAGAGATGAGCTGTAATTCAGAACCTTCTGCTCTTGTGAAAGTCTCGTATCCTTTCGGCTTGTCCACTGCAAGTcaaaacacatctgaaatttGTTTGGAGGCTGTTGGTTGGCTGTGGACTTTTGTACAGTACATGGCATTTTACACAAAGCCAGTTCCTCCACATGTATTTAATCCTGTGCCTTGTGAGGAACATGAATTAAAAGATTGTAAACAAAGACcaagacaaggaaagaaaaagctactGTGTTCTGACACGATTTTAGTTCATCAGAGTGCATGCAAGGAGGAAACCTGTGTTCCATTGAAATGACACACATGTGTACAGAAAACCTGTTCTTTGTCTTGGCATATATTAAAGCTCTTGTTTTATTTGGCACAGTTCATATATTTTAAGGTAGCATTTCCCCTGCCTAGACCTACACAAGTGCTGAAAAAGATTGTTTTGCTGCTTCAAATTAGTGTTGAACGTGGTTCACCATTGTATTTGTATTCCACCATCCCATTTTACAGCACAGGTTACTGATttttagaaagaagaaacagctatCTTTGCCTTGTCTTTGAACGTCTGTGTTTTGCAAAATCAAAGCAGTTAAAAAGTTATTCCTCCATTCTTTTTGTGCTCTGGATTGTGTACTTCTATTGACTCTAACACATTTAAGACATTGTAGATACAATTTTTTGTACAAGAGCATTTCCTGTGTCCTACTTAATTTCCCATTTGTGTCTTATACCTCAGTGATTGGATCAGGTAAGCTATTAAGGTTCAAGAAGGGAAATTTGTGTAGTTCCAGGTGTTCACTTCATGTCCAGAAATAAGCTGGAAGTATTCATTTTGAAAGACCCGAGCCTAAAACTCTTTTGGCAGCAATACAAAATGcctctttttgtgtgttttctcctgtgtccCATCTGTTTCTCACACCCTGCGTTCTTTGCATTGCTTGTGTATTGGTTTCTAGCACTCGGTGCCAGACTAACCTTGCTTCAGGTGGCACATGTGGCATACCATATGTAGAGGACCATGGGCAAGTGTTTTGGCTGATGGAAGTTTCGGCACCTAGTCTTACTAGGGAGTATAACTAGTTCAGGACCTGTCTAGGTTGTCTGTATCCTATGTTACCTTTATTTCCATGTGGGTTTAGCCCAACTTCCAGTGACTTCAAAACAGTAACTGTTACTTGTGCTGGAGCAGCACGGCACAGTGGTGTCAGCAGAAGTCTCTTACCATGCAGACCACCCAGGGCATATGTGTTGTAAGTTTATTCAAGGTTCCAATGTAGTCATTTTAACTCATCTGGTAAAAATGCTGAGGACTGCATGATAATGAGTCGACTTACCCTCAAGCCCTCAGGGAGTAGCAATGCAAGAAAACCAAACACTGACATACCTTAATTAGATGTCCCTTCCCAAGAGCTGcagatctcttaaaaaaaaaaaaaaaaaaaaaaaaaaaaaaaaaggcattcctGTATTGTATAGTATACTGTACTGGTTTTTAGTCACCTGTAGACCACTGGGAATGTGTAAGCAAGAAGTTGGAAACCACTGCATTATTTCTTCTTAATCTGTTGCTTCCTTTCTGAAGTCCTTAAAGCTGTAGTCAGAATTTTGACTCATTCTCTATCttaaaatttctctctttttgatgCTGTGAGAGCAGTGTGGCATTCATTCCCATTACACACGTTTCTGAACTTGCTTTCATGTTACTAGGTGTAACTGGGGTATACAGCCAAACTGAGTACTGGCTGCAAGGTCTGTTTGTGAACAGCAGTTCTGCGTtggcaatctgaacaggcacaacCATTTCTACACTGAAATAATGGCCATGCGCTCTGTATTTTATGTTGTTTGCAGAATTAAGATTGAATACTGTCAGAGGGGGATGCAAATATGTAATGCAATAAGGTGCTGTTGAACAAGAGAACAGAAGTAAATGGTGTCTGGTTCTTATTTATGACCTGCAGCCTGGCAGTGTCAATGTGCGCAAGGGTTGGTTAGATTTCAGATAACTGTCCTCTCGCTAATTGCTGTATTTGCTACCTATACTTTTAAATTGTCTCAACTTTGTCTCTTCTaggcaaaacaaaatgaaggaaCTAGTGTCAAACAGTACAGCCAGTATATCTCAAGCCAGGAAAGCTGTGGAGCAATTAAAAATGGAAGCATACATGGATAGGATGAAGGTAAACTTAGACTTATTGTTGATATTTTGAATTCACTCACTAGTTTGTGGCACAGCCTTCCTTTAATATTGCAGAAAGACTCaatcaactgaaataaaaaatctgTGTTGAGCTATAAAACAATATTCAGTACTGTGAATTAGTTACATAGTAACTGCTTGGTTCTAAGACTGGCTTCTAGTCTGCTTCTATGTGAGTGCCTTTTACGTATGTCAGAAGTggtattttgtgaaatatttaaaatcagcTGGCAGATGCATAGGTGCTTTTCTTTATCACCTGTAGCAGAATATAAGTGCAGCTCAGGTTTCTCTGTTCTTCTCTTTTAATAACTGGAGTAAGTCTTTAAGATACTGCAATGCTTTTGAATAATGATGAGACAAGCTGAATTGCTTTGATTTGTTTTAGCACAATGTTATTGCACAAAATAATATGTATGATTGCGATGTTCAGTTACGATTCTTTGCACTTGACAGCCTGTTGTATGTGAAGATTTGGTTTTATCGTGCTTCTAAAGGTGTGTGgattaaatattttaactaaagACACTATTAAACAGAAGCTCTCAACATTTTTGACCAGAAGAGCCAGTGGATTATTCTTCCCTGTCATTCTACCTTCCACTAGGCTAAAATTTTGTAAATAAATCAAGCACCTAAAAACTAATAATGTCATAAGAAGTTTTAAGAAAGCAATGATCATCTATTTtgctctctctctgcctctgaaaATAGGGAATAATGATTTAGATGAAAAATCCAACTTCTGTGAGTAAGAAGAATTTAGCGATGGAAAGACTAGAAAAAGGAATGCATTTAAATAATCGGTTTTTCCTCAAACAACTGTAACTGAGTAGTTACAAACTGTAACTAAGTTACAGACTTAGTAAGGCTGTTTAGAAGTGTTGTACATTAAATTCGTAATGCAGTCTTAACTcagtctgtccatccatccagtGTGCTGAAATTCTGTGTGTAGACAGCATGAGGGCAATAGTATATAATTACGATTTTAAAATAGTATCAGCTCATAAACTTACTAATTAGAAAGATAGTATTTATCATTCAGAAATATTAGTGTAATTCACGTGAGTGGTCAATTTTGCTTATATGAAAATACATTACAGTTTTTAGCAATGTCTTGTAAGACCATTGAATTTGCAAAACTATGGTTTCTATCTCATATAGTGTCTTGACAGATTGATCACGTAATAGATGCCTGATCACAGGGACAGGTATTTCTGTTTCCTTCGGTAAGGGAAGGTCTGCCTTTTCACTGTTCAATGGGGTTAGTTCCCTGATTCAGGTCATACTGCAGCTGCACGAACCACAGAACTGACAAGAAGGAATGGGTGTGCATGAGTGGCAGAGGGAAGGGTTGGAAAAATATGGCCCACTTTATTGGAATTTGAAATTGTTGATACTTAATAGATTGTCCTAAATTTGCTTTTATATAATCAGTGGTAACTTTCACATACCACATCATTAGCTCAGTTATGCAGATAGCTTCATTAGTTAGATGTATAACGTTCTTAATTACATATGTAAGAAAGACGTAGGTTATTTTTACAGTTAGTTCAATTAATAAAACAGAGTTATTGGCAAGTGTGGCAGACCTACAAAACAGAAAGCTTGAAAGTGCAATTATTTCATCTTTCAAAACAACTTGGGACTAAAAAGGTACCAAAGAAAATCTGATGTGTTTCAGTATTCTGAGGATTCCTGTACTAACATAAATCAGATACaatttgcaaaatgtttattGATTTCTAGAAtttctttgaataaataaaaactttgaaTAAGTATAGGAGGGATTGTGAGAAGAGGTTGGTGGGCTTTTTATTCCCTCAAGATCTGCTTTGCCTTTTAATCTTGAAACAGTTAAGTGCATGTTTCAGTATAGCCATATTTTACTGAGACTTTCCAGTGGTTTCAACAATAGACTCTGAGTTCTCAAAACATATCTGTAAAGGCAGAGAAATtaacttatttcctttttttctggtgttttgcaTCTGCTTAAACTAGTTAGACATTTAACAAAAGATCGGtgctttccaaataatttaattaaacacTGTTTTGCAAGTATAGCCAAGTGGTTATTCCCATAATAGACAAGACCACATTGTTAACATGAAAAAGGTGCCTGTGTTATTGACTAGGGAAATCAGAAGTTCCATCTCATTTTTCTACTACAGAGgcactttgttttctgtgcacagTAGCTGCTGTAACCAGCAAGAGTTGGGTCTGTTCAATTAAAATCTCGTAGTTGGAAGTAAGTTGATAGCTGCCCATTCCCCGCCGTGTTCTGGATTTTTCAACTGATTTAAAAATCAAGTCCTATAACCAGTCAGAGCAGCAAGCAGTGCAGTGTTTTGAGGTTCCACAAAGTCAACTCGCTGTTGAGGTGTGAAAGAAACAAGACAACTTAAAAGGGGAGGATGAAGTTATTGGTGTATTGGTATCAGTAGCATTACTGTGGTGGGGTTTTGTAAACCATAAGAATCCCAGAAGGATCATCAGTTGAACTTGCCTTACTTCCCCACAGAAGGATCAGCTAGAATTGAAATGGAGAAGTAAGTAGGAAGCAGGAGGCACAGATTCCAAGCTAGGAAACATCAAATGAAATGAGATGAACAGTGGCCTTATGACTAGTAGTATAATGCATCTTCCAAAGATGCTAGCAGTAAAGTTGAGAAAGCAAAGATAATATTGGTGCTTTATCAATTATCCCCAGAATAAAGTAATTTAATCTTCTCTTTGCAAGCAGAAAAGCAAGAAGGAGTGCATTGACATTTAAGAATCTTGGTGTATCAGTTGttattccattttcctttttcttaagaaGGTAGAAAATATTCCTAACTGGTTCTGAATAGTGTTGGGAGATAAGCAGTGGGATTGCCAATAGATGTGTGTGAATCCCTTTGTTTTAGATGTAAAGGATAAGCAGAGTGGGTGTCGTAGCAAGGATGGTAATTAGTCACAATCCATGACAAGACAGATGACATAGTAATTGCAGCATTTTGTCCTGTCATTGAAGCTTATAATTATTAGTGCAGCTAACAGGATTATGTTCTAACTTTGGCTGTTTTTATCACCTCTGTTATTCTGAAATATAATGGTAAAATTCCACAGTCCTCCTGAGACTAATTCTTTAAAGCATCAGGGTTgagtgttttgttgtgtttttttttttttttttttcttctggtagtTTGACAAGCTGATATATCTTTCActacacagaataaaaataattgtataaaaTGTGAGATTGGTGTGATACCTATATACTCCATCCCCTCTATCTATGCACtttaaaagatcaaaaaaaatgaaatgttaacttTCCATTAGAATTCATCAATCAAAGTggggtctgatttttttttctttagccacTTCTGCAATGTgtataaattactttaaatctgCAGACCAAGCTGTATTGCGTAGGAGACCTGAAATGATAAATATGTTAGCTTCATTTGAATATTCAAATtccatgcatttattttaattcctgATAAAAGCTATTCTGAAACTGTCCAGCAGCATCCAGCTACAAATAAACCTAACGGTGAGTAAAAGCTATGACAGTGGCCTTCATTTAACTTCCTCCATGACACAAAGAGGACGATCAGCGTGTTATTTTGTACCACAGCACTGGCCATTAGGCAACCCGTGCGTGCTGACATATGCTAGAGCAGCCGTCTCTGCTGTAGCCTTAATGCGATGCTCAATGCAGAGGTCTTCCGCCACTGTTGTTCTGAATAATAACACTGAGCAGGAAACTTGCTGGAGGCAACACTGTAGTTTGCTCTCTTTTTGGCCCTGGTTCTGACTTTGCCAGCCCTGCTCACAGCCACAGGAACCGATGTATTCATTGCTCCTGGAATGTGATCAGCTAACTTAACTTTAACTCCCCTTCAGAGTGGTCGTTATTCCACTGTGCAAGCCTTAGCAACTCCACTTTTAGGGAAGAAATGGTCATAATTCACTTTTATAACTACCGTAATGCCAACGGGAGGATTTCTCTTccccagacttttttttaaaggatgaaaatACATGGCCTAATGCAGGTTTAGTTAGCAACACTGTGCTGAAATGTGATCATGTTCCTCAGTTCCTTGTTGCAGGTTTGTTTTCTACTAAATCATACTATGGTTTGTCTGAAAGCAAGCTAATTTGTGATTTAAACACTTATGACGTTGAAGAAAGTGCTTGATCTGCTTCATGACATTCCTGCCAGCATTAGAGGACGAGTTAGATACAAAAATTTATGTTGTGCTTTTGCTAGTGAAAATCCTTTTTATTGTTATGTGATGTCAAAGCACAGTAATATGTAGAAAAAGTTAGAAAATGGTATTACTGGGTTTATCCCTTCCAAGAATGATGATTGAAATTGTACTCCTCTTCCATTGGATGAAAAGCAATATACTCGGGCTGATGTTGCTTATCCATACGTGGAACAAACAAGATACTTATGAGAAGGTTGGTCTGTTGAAGTCCAGTGTTGGTTCTCTACTTCTGTACGGTCAGTCTACTTCAAAAGGTTTCATGAATAAAATGACTTATTCATTAGCTTAATAATTGAAGATGAAATGTGCTGGGCATCTTTAATAAACCCCATCTCTGGGACCCAGAGAATTAGACTAGCTCCCCATTAGGTTTTATGGGAGTAACATTTATTATGACATAgcactgaaaatgtaaatgtcatTGAGCTTTTTGTGGGCGCCTGTGGCTCTGAGTTTGACTTGCTCTGTTTGAATGCAAGAGTTCAAGACCAGCTAATAAATTAATTAGAGTATAGAACTGCCTTAATTTGAGACAGGCAGCTGAGCCTGAAAGACAATAGAAAAGTGAAAATGTGTCTGTTAAACAGTTATGAATGTACTGGTGATTGTCATTACTTGAAAATACTTATTCAGAATGCTGTGGTGGAATATTCCTCCTAACATTACTGGAAACATGCTAACCTCCTCTTCAGTGGATGCATTCTATGCTAGTTTATACCTTGTTGAGGTACAGCATAAGTTATTAGccaaaaaaagtatgttttccgTCTTTTGATCTTTTTTGGGTATCATAGGAATTTCATAGTCTGTCTACACTGTACCTTTCTTTGGagaatctgctttttaaaaattcacaagtaaatttaaattaaaaatgggaaTATGATAGGATTCCTAAGCTTTTGTTTGTTCATTAGAGTTATACCTCTCTATTCTAGACAGTGCCCTCACACCCGAAGCCTCATTCTTTTGACATTGCTTAGTAAGTAGCTAATTGAAGTATGTCTGACAATAATTACAATCCTTTCTTTGAAGTTGTCAGTTTCCACACATTTTTGTTTGACCTGCTTCTCTTTTGAGAAGCACTGGTCCTTCTAAATATCTCTGCTGATTTGCTCAGTTTAGTGCTCAGTCTCCTGCTTTGCATTGGCCCAGCAATCTGTTGTTCACATGTAGCGtctcctctccccatttctctTTCAGGCCAGTTCAAAGGCAAACTAATTTTAAGTAACCTAAACACCCTTGCTTCCTCTGATAGGAGGATTGTCTATACTGGCATGCCAACTATATGTACTTTATGGATTTAAGCATTCTACAAAGGCATGTTTTAgaggatattttaaaaagtcagttatTTTCTCCAGGaagttaatttaaatttcatGCGAATCCCAATCCAACACCCATTGACTTTGTAGGTCTAATCTGAGGCTTACTATGGGCTGGACTCATGCCAAAGCAAGCAGGGTGTGGGGAAGCTAAAGCTAACAGTGATGACATACCTGCTAGAAAAATACCAGAAACctgatttgtttttcctgttcacTATAGTTGTGCAAACATGTTGACCTCAGCGTTTGACTTAGGAGAAGCTGTCAGTGGTGCTCAGAGAAAAGACTTTTTTGTAAAGACCTCCTCATTTTCTGAATTATCATAATATTGAAAACACAGTAATTtgaacaaagcagaaagataCAGATAGTTGTAAATATCTTGCTAACTgagcagaacaaaaatatttcatatatacgCTCTaaattcctgaaaaaataaatgagtcACAGTGGCCTAATGTCACCAATATTCTTATGGCACAAAGCTGCAAAGGTTACAAGGCTTCAGCTACGGCTCAAATGGCTTAAtatgtcatttttcatttaatgcaAAATATCTTGTATGCTAACACACTGTTACATTTCTGTAGGACTTTTCAGTAAGCATAAACCAACATTCTGAACTTTAGAATTGTTCATTGTAgaagtataaaaatattaaggTAAAAAATATTGAGTGAATGCTCAAATTTAAAGTAAAGCTATGAATAAAGTACTACTTATAATAACTTACTAAGCAGGAGATACTAGTCCAACTTCAttgaaaaaagtaatatttagcTTAAATGAGAGCATGACACATGATGATcaagttttgctcctgatttcttcctttttaatccCAAGGTCATGTGCCTAAAGAaccttttgcttgtttgttttgcatcCAGAGGAGCAAAGGGTAGAGAGAGTATTTGTGGAAAACCTTACAACCAGTGACTGGGAACAAGAGCTGAAGCAGGCAGCCTCTACAGAGCACACGCTCCAAGGAGAATCCCTATCGCTGACGGGCCACTAGCGTATACGTGTTTTAATGAGAATATGCTCCTGACCTTCATTCTGATGGAGAGGAATAGCTGAACATGAATCATATAAATTGATAACATCTTATGTCACTAtgttaaataaaatgtatataagGATTACTAGGCTTAGTAAGAACAAACTCAGAGTTGTGGTCTCTAGTAATTTAAAGGATAAACCAATGTACTCCTATTTTATGAGAGCCTCCATTATTGTATGTTATATGAAGAATATTTATGAAATGCTGATTGGTTCAGAATTCAGTGTTACAGTAGTTCTCTCTTCTCTTCTATTAGGTATCCAAGGCTGCAGCAGATTTATTGGCATATTGTGATGCTCATATTGCAGAAGATCCCCTTATTATTCCAGTGCCTGCATCTGAAAATCCCTTTAGGGAGAAGAAACTCTTTTGTACTATCCTTTGAGtcagttttcaattaaaaatgtctCTGCTAAAATTTGGTATCAGTGTGCATGCTCTTagttttagcatttttttcttcagatgtcAATACTTAGCTTATAGCTACAATATTTTTAGAACGTAGTGCATTTTCTGGTAAAaactaaaaatttttttaaaatcctaaaaatTGAAGGCAATCCTTATCTTTCAGACCAATGTACAAGTTTAATTTCAGTTCTTCATAAAGATTCTTTTGGTCTTAATGAAAGTATTGAGTACAGTATCAAATTGTAGATCTCTTTGCCAGTCATAGATTTTTCTGAGACCTAAATGAGTTATACTGATTCTGAAGCTATTTTtaacattcttcttttctttggaagGTGAATTTAACTCATTTGTCTTTACAAATTCATATCTAAAAAGAGTGGTGTGACCTTTCCTCAAGTAGCACTATGTAGGAAGAAATATCAATGATTTATGATGTTTGGAATGATCAGTCTTATACAGCAAGTGgtgtttaaaattatgttttgtgaAGACTGTAATAAACTTGACTACAAAAACAATCTTAGTAAAGCAACATTGTAACTACAAGCAAAATGAAGATGTATAGTTACAC
Proteins encoded in this region:
- the GNG4 gene encoding guanine nucleotide-binding protein G(I)/G(S)/G(O) subunit gamma-4 isoform X1 produces the protein MCRRRAARSQPASLPAAASPRQNKMKELVSNSTASISQARKAVEQLKMEAYMDRMKVSKAAADLLAYCDAHIAEDPLIIPVPASENPFREKKLFCTIL
- the GNG4 gene encoding guanine nucleotide-binding protein G(I)/G(S)/G(O) subunit gamma-4 isoform X2; this translates as MKELVSNSTASISQARKAVEQLKMEAYMDRMKVSKAAADLLAYCDAHIAEDPLIIPVPASENPFREKKLFCTIL